ATGGTATAGCATCTTCAGTTGAGTCAAGCGAAATTAGTGTGCCAGTCTCATCAGGAATACAATATTTAAGCCCTACCTGAATAACATACCAGATCAGCCATCTACCTATGGGCATAACTAACCTTTCGTCTTTAGGTATACTTTCTAAGTGTAAAACTTCGAGTAAATAAGGTATATCAGTTTCTTGATTTACATAAACAGCATATCTAATCAAACCTAAGAGTAAACCATTACAAGAAATTTTTATGATATTTTGGTACTCAAAGTCTGATCTATCCCATAGTTCCTGCCATTCAAACTGCCATTGACCAGACTTTGGCATATCTTCTTTTCTAGCAGGTTCTAATCTAGCCATCAGAGAAATATTATCTGTCACTTGTGTAACATTAACGTCATAGTCTCCTAATGAATACATTTGTCTCCCTGTAAGTATCATTCCACTTCCTGGTGTACGCTGGTCTTGACGACTACTTATGATCTACTGATTTTTAACTCCAAACTCCAAACTCCCAACTCCCTTAAAGACTGGTCATCACACAAAGAAATAAGGCTTCCGTCCACTCGACTACTGCGCCGTAGGTGTCTCCTGTATGTCCGCCTAATTTGTGATTGAACCATGCACCTGTCAGAGTAGCGATCGCACTTCCAGCTAATATCATTCCCAAGGCTAACAACAGGTTTTTTCTATTCAGCAAAAATAATAAACCACTCAAACCAATCAACAATAGCAAGCTCGGTAACAAATCTTTATAAGAACGAATCGCTTGTTTGTGAAATGCGCCTTTACCTGTTGGTTTAAGGTAAGCATATCGGGCGATCGCTAGCTGTTGTCCCCAACGTCCCCACCCACAAGCAGCCATCAATATCAACCAACGGTTTTCGCTTATATCTGTCAAGGCGGTTGTTTTTAACAATAGTAAGGCGATCGCCGCCATTGCCCCAAACGCACCCGTCGCACTATCAGCCATTACCGCCAGTCGCCGTTTTGGATCACCTACAGCCAAGCCATCGGCTGTATCCATCGCCCCATCTAAATGCAATCCCCCGGTAATGCTAATCCAAACGCTGACTACTAAAGCGCTACGAGTCAGAGATCCCATACCCAGATAATTCAGCAGCCCATCAAATAGCCCTAAAATTCCCCCAATTATCAGCCCTACGGTTGGGGCAAAACGTGCCACCCCCCCCAAGTCTAAATTATTCAGGTATGGCAGGGGAATACAGGTATAAAATATTATGGAAGCAGCCAGCTTTAAGAACAAGTTTTTCCACCACGGAGGCTGATTCGTCATATTCATTACATTACTAACAACCATTTGCTGAATGACGCTCACAATTCCGGCACAAGCCACAGTAGCGGATTTTAAAGCTTTAGATAAGATTTATTCGGTGTTGAGATTCATTCGGAAAATTTTGTTATGCTAGTCTCAGTAATAACTATATTTAATAGTGTTATATAATACAATTAATTGATGGTTTGAGGAAAGCAAAATTTCATCAAGAATGGCTTTTTTTGTATTCTGGAACTAATAGCTGACAGCAATGATTCGACGATCAGCCTACAAAGTTGATATTTTGGAAATATAGAGGTTTAATAACCTGTTCACTTAAGCTGTGTTCTACCTCACCTTCGCTCATGCCATATTTGTTTATGAGTCATCATCTACCCGACACCAGGATACCAGCTCCGTGCATTATTAACACGGGGATTATTGTAAATAAACTCGACATCCGGCGATTGTTGGCTGATTTAGGTCGAGTCCACTACATCTACACCCAAGAAGGCCAGTTACAGAGCGAGGGTGACGGGGATGTGATGGAAGTATTTGCCAATCCGCAACGGTCAACGCTAGTTGCTAACCATGCGCTTTATTTGAATGTTTATAGTTTTGATTATCTAGAACTGAAACAGTCTCCACAACAAGAAACCTACTTTGATCTTAAACAAGAAGGTATCTGTCTACGCTTGATTCCTCTGTCAACCACCCAGCAAGAGCGAAAGGAGCGCAATTTCAATATCAGCGCTATCGAAGCGATGATGGAGCAAGTCCTCTCAGCCAGATGGGATGCGGAATTAGATGATGATACTTCTGAATCGTTCTAATCACTAACGCTTGAGATTACTCCGCAAAGGAAATTTATAGCTTGTAGTAGCGATTTAGCGCTAAATATTGCTGTGAACTTAACGTGAAACCCTTGTAATCACGTTATATTGAGATGTTGTATCAGTCATTTATTGCAATAGTATTATTTTTACCTTGAGTCATAAATTTTCTTTTCAATGTCTTGCTTGCTGTAGCCAAACAAAAGCTAGGGCTGGAGTATTTTTCACCCCTCACGGACCAGTGGAAACTCCCAGATTTATGCCCGTGGGAACCCTGGCTAATGTCAAAACTGTCACGCCAGCCCAACTGAAAGACACGGGGGCACAAATGGTGTTATCTAATACCTATCATCTGCACTTGCAACCAGGGGAAGCAATTGTGGCTGGAGGTGGTGGGTTGCACAAATTCATGGGCTGGAATGGTCCGATGCTCACCGATTCTGGTGGGTTTCAGGTTTTTAGCTTGAGCGAAATGCGAAAAATAACTGAAGAAGGTGTGACCTTTCGCTCACCACATGATGGGCAAATTATTAAATTAACACCAGAACGCTCGATAGAAATTCAAAATATTTTAGGAGCGGATGTCATCATGGCGTTTGATGAGTGTCCCCCCTACCCAGCAACGCGCCAAGAGGTAGAAGCCGCAACTGAGCGGACTTACCGCTGGCTAGAACGCTGCATAGTGGCTCATAAACGCGATGATCAGGCGCTGTTTGGGATTGTGCAAGGGGGTGTATATTTAGATTTACGCTCACTCGCCGCTTTGACTTTGGCTAAGTTAGATTTACCAGGATACGCGATTGGTGGTGTGAGTGTGGGAGAACCACCAGAACTAGTGGCTCAGATTGTACAAGCAACAGCGCCACTGCTACCACCCGAAAAGCCCCGTTACTTGATGGGTGTCGGCACTTATCGGGAAATGGCTATTGCTATCGCTTCGGGTATAGATTTGTTTGATTGTGTAATACCCACCCGGTGGGCGAGACATGGTACCGCGATAGTCCAAGGCGATCGCTGGAATTTAAAAAATGCTAAATTTCGTGAAGATTTTGCACCATTAGATGAAACTTGTCCTTGTTATGCATGTCAAAACTTCAGCCGCGCTTACATCTCTCATCTAGTGCGATCGCAAGAAATTTTAGCTTACACATTGTTAAGCATTCATAACATTACAGAACTCATCCGCTTTACCCAAAAGATCCGAGAAGCAATCTTGCGCGATCGCTTCATGTCAGAATTTGGTCACTGGCTCAATGGCAATGATGATCTGATGCGTTCCAATTGACAAAATATCCCATAAGTAGGGTGCGTCAGGAGCGAAAAAACTTGGGTTATGCAAGACATTACTGGTACTGACTCACCCTAGGGACTCAACTATTGGGTAATTTATTTTTTGGTAGTCCCAAATGACAACTGACTCCACCATGTTAAAATTAATCTCAATTATTAATTAATGCTGTGTTGGATAGGTGGATATAAACAAACATGGAAGCAGCACTTTTGTTAGCTAAATTGCCTGAAGCTTACCAAATCTTCAACCCCTTGGTGGATGTTCTGCCAGTTATTCCCGTTTTCTTCTTGTTGCTTGCTTTCGTTTGGCAAGCTGCTGTGGGTTTTAGGTAAGTTAATTTCTTACAAATTTGCAGGACAGGTATCTTACCTGTCCTATTTTTTTTATCATCAACCGTCAACAGTTAACCGTCAACCCGATTTCTCACAAAAACCAAAAAGCGCCTGGGAGTGTTGCCGTGTTTCCACCCCAGACGCTTTTTGTTTTCAACTTGCTCCTCACACACTATTAGACTATATCACCTGTCCCAAGGGTTTGTCAGTATACTACATAACAATTTTCTAATTTCACAAAATAATGCAATTTTTGGCAGAAAATCAAAAAGCGCCTGGGAGTGTTGCCGTGTTTCCACCCCAGACGCTTTTTGTTTTCAACTTGCTCCTCACACACTCCTGAAATTTATCACCTATATTCGCAAGTGACAAGTATAGCAGGTGACAGTTTATGAACTGCACAAGAAATGGAATTTTTGGCAGAAAATCAAAAAGCGCCTGGGAGTGTTGCCGTGTTTCCACCCCAGACGCTTTTTGTTTTCAACTTGCTCCTCACACACTCGTGAAATCTATCACCTATATTCGCAAGTGACAAGTATAG
The Gloeotrichia echinulata CP02 DNA segment above includes these coding regions:
- the cobS gene encoding adenosylcobinamide-GDP ribazoletransferase, which translates into the protein MTNQPPWWKNLFLKLAASIIFYTCIPLPYLNNLDLGGVARFAPTVGLIIGGILGLFDGLLNYLGMGSLTRSALVVSVWISITGGLHLDGAMDTADGLAVGDPKRRLAVMADSATGAFGAMAAIALLLLKTTALTDISENRWLILMAACGWGRWGQQLAIARYAYLKPTGKGAFHKQAIRSYKDLLPSLLLLIGLSGLLFLLNRKNLLLALGMILAGSAIATLTGAWFNHKLGGHTGDTYGAVVEWTEALFLCVMTSL
- the tgt gene encoding tRNA guanosine(34) transglycosylase Tgt — encoded protein: MSHKFSFQCLACCSQTKARAGVFFTPHGPVETPRFMPVGTLANVKTVTPAQLKDTGAQMVLSNTYHLHLQPGEAIVAGGGGLHKFMGWNGPMLTDSGGFQVFSLSEMRKITEEGVTFRSPHDGQIIKLTPERSIEIQNILGADVIMAFDECPPYPATRQEVEAATERTYRWLERCIVAHKRDDQALFGIVQGGVYLDLRSLAALTLAKLDLPGYAIGGVSVGEPPELVAQIVQATAPLLPPEKPRYLMGVGTYREMAIAIASGIDLFDCVIPTRWARHGTAIVQGDRWNLKNAKFREDFAPLDETCPCYACQNFSRAYISHLVRSQEILAYTLLSIHNITELIRFTQKIREAILRDRFMSEFGHWLNGNDDLMRSN
- a CDS encoding photosystem II reaction center protein K — protein: MEAALLLAKLPEAYQIFNPLVDVLPVIPVFFLLLAFVWQAAVGFR